One Elaeis guineensis isolate ETL-2024a chromosome 10, EG11, whole genome shotgun sequence genomic window carries:
- the LOC105035988 gene encoding uncharacterized protein, whose translation MATVPSFFNGFLSLFLLLTLHLGCCGLSPTPNPDTDQQQSPPKRRKISPLSPSPPSSASAPKPRKSFSLSLRSYLSRLFPSSSHTPKEDRSPHRPIPQQSPTIAKPIPLSPDVSDDKALSVSEPEISAPVHTSFAFRCDVFPCPACGEVLSKPHLLDLHQATHHSLSELSDADADSGNNVVRIIFHSGWKGISSPTIHRILKIHNAPRTLARFEEYRDTVRSRASRRGGDERCIADGNERLRFYCSTILCSLGRDGVCGSPYCSACGIVRHGFAGKQAELDGIATHATSWAAHLSLPEDLEREFAYLHVRRAMLVCRVVVGRVARGGGGAAAAAAEEEEEKGTSLFDSVVPAGRGGGDEELLVFHPRAVLPCFVIIYTA comes from the coding sequence ATGGCGACCGTACCATCATTCTTCAAcggcttcctctccctcttcctcctcctcactCTCCACCTGGGCTGCTGCGGCCTCTCACCAACACCAAACCCCGATACAGACCAACAGCAATCACCGCCAAAGAGGAGGAAGATCTCCCCGCTCTCCCCCTCGCCACCTTCTTCCGCCTCCGCTCCAAAACCCCGCAAATCCTTCTCCCTTTCCCTTCGATCCTATCTCAGCCGTCTCTTCCCCTCCTCCTCCCACACACCCAAGGAGGATCGATCTCCACACCGGCCCATCCCCCAACAGTCTCCTACAATAGCGAAGCCGATTCCGCTATCGCCCGATGTGTCGGACGATAAGGCCCTGTCCGTGTCCGAGCCCGAAATATCAGCGCCCGTGCACACCTCCTTCGCCTTCCGGTGCGACGTCTTCCCCTGCCCGGCGTGCGGCGAGGTCCTGAGCAAGCCCCATCTCCTCGACCTTCACCAGGCCACCCACCactccctctccgagctctccgACGCCGACGCCGACTCCGGCAACAACGTCGTCCGCATCATCTTCCACTCCGGCTGGAAAGGAATATCATCCCCCACCATCCATCGCATCCTCAAGATCCACAACGCCCCCCGGACTCTCGCGCGGTTCGAGGAGTACCGCGATACCGTCCGGTCGAGGGCGTCGCGGCGCGGCGGCGACGAGCGCTGCATCGCGGACGGGAACGAGCGGCTAAGATTCTACTGCTCCACGATCCTATGCTCGCTCGGGCGAGACGGGGTGTGCGGGAGCCCCTATTGCAGCGCGTGCGGGATCGTGCGGCACGGGTTCGCAGGGAAGCAGGCGGAGCTGGACGGCATCGCGACCCACGCCACAAGCTGGGCCGCACACCTGTCGCTGCCGGAGGACCTGGAGCGCGAGTTCGCCTACCTGCACGTGCGGAGGGCCATGCTGGTCTGTCGCGTCGTGGTGGGGAGGGTCGCGCGCGGCGGTGGCGGCGCGgcagcggcggcggcggaggaagaggaggagaaggggaCCTCTCTGTTCGATTCGGTGGTGCCGGCGGGGCGGGGCGGCGGGGACGAGGAGCTTCTGGTGTTCCATCCGAGGGCGGTGCTGCCGTGCTTCGTCATCATATACACTGCATGA